The following proteins come from a genomic window of Trifolium pratense cultivar HEN17-A07 linkage group LG4, ARS_RC_1.1, whole genome shotgun sequence:
- the LOC123921563 gene encoding uncharacterized protein LOC123921563 yields the protein MRKSYSQPISQNYQQGNEEINKLREKTNPSSSSPPSSSSHEAEKKVNHQTKKLERMPSEEDINASADAFIKNFRQQLMLQRLQSIENYEKMLAKGRGR from the coding sequence ATGAGAAAGAGCTATTCACAACCAATAAGCCAAAATTACCAACAAGGAAATGAAGAGATCAACAAGTTGAGAGAGAAGACAAATCCTTCATCGTCATCGCCACCGTCATCATCGTCGCATGAGGCTGAGAAGAAAGTGAACCATCAAACAAAGAAGCTAGAGAGGATGCCTAGTGAAGAAGATATCAATGCTAGTGCTGATGCCTTCATTAAGAACTTTAGGCAGCAGCTTATGCTTCAAAGGCTTCAATCCATTGAGAATTATGAGAAAATGCTTGCTAAGGGAAGGGGACGGTAG
- the LOC123921564 gene encoding peptide deformylase 1A, chloroplastic/mitochondrial → MKAMEALHMRCVLPVSMSKNSLFTTKTTTPLSALPISKPPLILTLTPSSSSSQAATVRTRAGWFSGLTDNKKKMNLPDTVKAGDPVLHEPAQEIDPSEIKSEKVQKIIDDMIRVMRKAPGVGLAAPQIGIPSRIIVLEDTKEYISYAPKEEIKAQDRRPFDLLVIVNPKLKNKSNKTALFFEGCLSVDGFRAVVERYLDVEVTGLDRNGAPIKITASGWQARILQHECDHLDGTLYVDKMAPRTFRTVDNLDLPLAQGCPKLGPR, encoded by the exons ATGAAAGCCATGGAAGCTTTACATATGCGGTGTGTACTTCCAGTATCCATGTCCAAAAACTCTCTCTTTACAACCAAAACTACAACCCCATTATCTGCATTACCAATTTCAAAGCCTCCATTGATTTTAACCTTaacaccatcatcatcatcttctcaAGCTGCTACTGTAAGAACAAGAGCAGGTTGGTTTTCAGGCCTTACAGATAataagaagaagatgaatttgCCTGATACTGTTAAAGCTGGTGACCCAGTTCTTCATGAACCTGCTCAAGAAATTGATCCTAGTGAGATAAAATCTGAGAAAGTGCAGAAAATTATTGATGATATGATTAGGGTCATGAGGAAAGCTCCTGGTGTTGGTTTAGCTGCTCCACAAATTGGAATTCCTTCTAGG ATAATTGTTTTGGAAGATACCAAAGAATATATTAGTTATGCCCCAAAGGAAGAGATCAAAGCTCAAGATAGACGACCTTTTGATCTTTTG GTGATCGTGAATCCCAAGCTGAAGAATAAGAGCAACAAGACTGCCCTATTTTTTGAAGGGTGTTTGAG TGTTGATGGATTTAGAGCTGTGGTGGAGCGATACCTTGACGTTGAAGTTACAGGTTTGGATCGTAATGGTGCACCAATCAAAATAACTGCTTCTGGTTGGCAAGCTCGGATTTTACAACATGAATGTGATCACTTGGATGGAACTCTATATGTTGATAAGATGGCACCTAGAACTTTCAGAACCGTAGACAACTTGGACCTGCCTCTTGCCCAAGGATGTCCCAAACTTGGCCCTCGATAA
- the LOC123921994 gene encoding MAPK kinase substrate protein At1g80180-like — protein MASLPRSEVSFRRSGSSGLVWDDKFLSGELNKINQQQKQKKNNSKELQVRTTMQRTRSTGSGQGYRTGKVSPAIEPPSPKVSACGFCSPFGKKGQRSRRLEQIYVGSFTMCKLRNGNGMGLVQ, from the exons ATGGCTAGCCTTCCAAGATCAGAAGTATCATTCAGAAGATCAGGTTCATCTGGTCTTGTTTGGGATGATAAATTCTTATCAGGAGaattaaacaaaatcaatcaacaacaaaaacagaAGAAGAATAATTCAAAAGAGCTTCAAGTTAGAACCACCATGCAGAGAACCCGCTCCACCGGTTCTGGTCAAGGATACCGTACCGGAAAAGTCTCTCCGGCGATCGAACCGCCATCTCCAAAAGTCTCTGCGTGTGGATTCTGTAGTCCTTTTGGGAAAAAAGGACAACGATCAAG AAGACTCGAGCAAATCTATGTAGGATCTTTCACCATGTGCAAGCTTAGGAATGGGAATGGAATGGGATTGGTGCAATAA
- the LOC123921565 gene encoding non-specific lipid transfer protein GPI-anchored 30, which yields METKLRSLCLITFIVLATNVSIGSAQDSSCLNKLAPCLNYLNGTQDPPHSCCDPLKSLIKSDAACLCSLASNRGSRQAEKAGININEAQNLPGRCGQRVNPLTCLTNSHGSKNSDNNSATKLINMSSLVMVISVTLTIIQMLSGST from the exons ATGGAAACCAAATTGAGATCACTTTGCTTAATTACATTTATTGTATTGGCAACAAATGTCTCAATTGGAAGTGCTCAAGATAGCTCTTGTTTAAACAAGCTTGCACCTTGCCTAAACTACCTCAATGGGACTCAAGACCCACCTCATAGTTGTTGTGATCCACTCAAATCTTTGATTAAATCAGATGCAGCATGCTTATGTAGCTTGGCAAGCAATAGAGGTTCAAGGCAAGCTGAAAAGGCTGGCATTAATATTAATGAAGCTCAGAATCTGCCTGGGAGATGTGGTCAACGTGTTAATCCATTGACATGCCTCACAA ATTCTCATGGCTCCAAGAACTCAGATAACAACTCGGCAACAAAGTTGATAAACATGTCCTCGCTAGTCATGGTGATTTCAGTTACGTTAACTATTATACAAATGTTATCGGGGTCGACTTAA
- the LOC123921995 gene encoding F-box/kelch-repeat protein At5g15710-like, which produces MWSNLPFDVLSSIFSFLSPDSLARARSTCKNWHTGKIFITQHKPHEAPWFLALPIRNHQKSCCYAHNPITKIWYEISLDFIPLQSTILKPISPIGSLILLKVTNSTTLQLVLCNPFTRQFKYLPKLNVSRTNPACGIVTIFEPNDVWNFPNFRIYVAGGMSGAKHSGTAYESTVEMYDSCVDTWKIVGSMPVEFSVRLTVWTPNENVCVKETRTTTLYWITSARAYSVMGFDVGNNCWRQFGVPLADKLEFATLVRWNGGLGLVGGTCGGSVCVWEMSEGDKWCLVDEMPIELGLRLLCGKRNWEGVKCVTDDDAICLYGELGYGMVICRKVGEWDWVDGCGYIKGKKVLNCPIRGILVHPTLASSSIFLN; this is translated from the coding sequence ATGTGGAGCAACCTACCCTTTGATGTTCTATCATCCATCTTCTCTTTTCTCTCCCCAGATTCCTTAGCAAGAGCAAGATCAACATGCAAGAATTGGCACACAGGTAAAATTTTCATAACTCAACACAAACCTCATGAAGCACCATGGTTCTTAGCACTACCAATTCGCAATCACCAAAAATCATGTTGTTATGCTCACAATCCAATCACAAAAATTTGGTACGAAATTTCATTAGATTTCATTCCATTGCAATCAACAATACTTAAACCAATTTCTCCAATTGGTAGCCTTATCCTTTTAAAGGTCACAAATTCAACAACACTTCAATTGGTTCTTTGTAACCCTTTTACAAGACAATTCAAGTACTTACCTAAGTTGAATGTTTCGAGGACTAATCCAGCTTGTGGAATTGTTACAATTTTTGAACCAAATGATGTTTGGAACTTTCCAAATTTTAGAATCTACGTGGCCGGTGGCATGTCAGGGGCTAAACATAGTGGCACGGCCTATGAATCAACCGTGGAAATGTACGACTCTTGTGTTGACACGTGGAAAATCGTTGGGTCGATGCCGGTTGAATTTTCGGTTAGGCTAACAGTTTGGACACCAAATGAAAATGTTTGTGTTAAagaaacaagaacaacaacGTTGTATTGGATAACATCAGCAAGGGCTTATAGTGTGATGGGATTTGATGTTGGAAATAATTGTTGGAGGCAATTTGGTGTGCCTCTAGCGGATAAGCTTGAATTTGCCACACTTGTGAGATGGAATGGAGGGTTGGGATTGGTTGGTGGCACGTGTGGTGGGAGTGTTTGTGTTTGGGAAATGAGTGAAGGGGATAAGTGGTGTTTGGTTGATGAGATGCCAATTGAATTAGGATTGAGATTATTGTGTGGGAAAAGAAATTGGGAAGGTGTTAAGTGTGTGACTGATGATGATGCTATTTGTTTGTATGGGGAACTTGGATATGGAATGGTGATTTGTAGAAAAGTTGGGGAATGGGATTGGGTTGATGGGTGTGGTTACATTAAAGGGAAAAAAGTGCTTAATTGTCCAATAAGAGGAATACTTGTTCATCCAACTCTTGCTTCatcatctatttttttaaactag